The Thioalkalivibrio thiocyanodenitrificans ARhD 1 genome window below encodes:
- a CDS encoding TAXI family TRAP transporter solute-binding subunit encodes MSSVKSRFFSTLVALGCTVALTMAAIQPAEAQRQTIRFATSNVGSYGYAVGSVMSDVLQRNLGSDFAVVVQPYPSTSGAMISVMNGEGEFGYTADVGMRSLYDGGRPYDDFTPRRGMLVHSLYVYPMETFMLVADRRKDEFSSYADFDGKPVFFTPAGFMNWLNMRRIFAALGYEFNHVEIDSSTVADAFEAGTIDGSAGYTTAGASLPTYWREAELRANLAAINLTEEEMDKLRAAGLGPVEVDPSKAFSQELGVDRIWGVPIYFAYNVRADFDADVMKRILDILHENVDVLVEGDPGFGPLAADFVGTQAAGVAANPDIPVHPGLAAFLKEHGQWNDSWTIAGQ; translated from the coding sequence ATGTCATCGGTCAAGTCTCGTTTCTTCAGTACGCTTGTCGCGCTCGGCTGCACAGTGGCTCTCACCATGGCGGCCATCCAGCCGGCCGAGGCGCAACGACAAACCATTCGATTCGCCACCTCCAATGTGGGTTCCTACGGTTATGCCGTCGGCAGCGTGATGTCCGACGTGCTGCAGCGGAACCTGGGCAGCGACTTCGCGGTGGTCGTGCAGCCCTATCCCTCCACCTCGGGCGCCATGATCTCGGTGATGAACGGGGAAGGGGAATTCGGGTACACCGCCGACGTGGGCATGCGCAGCCTGTACGACGGAGGTCGTCCCTATGACGATTTCACGCCGCGGCGCGGGATGCTCGTGCACAGCCTTTACGTCTATCCCATGGAGACCTTCATGCTGGTGGCGGACCGGCGCAAGGATGAGTTCAGCTCCTATGCGGATTTCGACGGCAAGCCCGTCTTCTTCACGCCCGCAGGCTTCATGAACTGGCTCAACATGCGGCGCATCTTCGCCGCGCTCGGCTACGAGTTCAATCATGTGGAGATCGACAGCTCCACCGTGGCCGACGCGTTCGAGGCCGGTACCATCGACGGCTCCGCCGGTTACACCACCGCCGGGGCATCGCTGCCCACCTACTGGCGCGAGGCCGAGCTGCGAGCCAATCTAGCCGCCATCAACCTCACCGAAGAGGAGATGGACAAGCTCCGTGCCGCCGGCCTGGGTCCCGTGGAAGTGGATCCCTCCAAGGCCTTCAGCCAGGAGCTGGGCGTTGATCGCATCTGGGGCGTACCCATCTACTTTGCCTATAATGTCCGTGCGGATTTCGATGCGGACGTGATGAAGCGGATCCTGGATATCCTCCACGAGAACGTGGATGTGCTCGTGGAAGGTGACCCGGGATTCGGTCCGCTGGCGGCCGATTTCGTCGGCACCCAGGCGGCCGGTGTGGCGGCCAATCCGGACATCCCGGTGCATCCGGGATTGGCGGCATTCCTCAAGGAACACGGTCAGTGGAACGACAGCTGGACAATTGCCGGTCAGTAA
- a CDS encoding TRAP transporter permease, with amino-acid sequence MSFLKSILTLRNLTFVAGAILFFTLLHYFFTGAGGQRYLAVRLVPLALIIQILVLYQDRFLYPRLPALLNHVIVIAYLGVALYVMYYFTVNYEDIAIWRQARYTQHDFIVGVLVFLLVMELSRIIHPILFWVNVVLVFYALWGQLSPIDFFWHPGVDLNRLITSSTVEFSTGVYGRYAQLALTLIAAFLLLAAAASGFGAQRALVDVMRRLAGRSRHTIPQTAVLASVSVGMVSGSGSANTAVTGSFTIPLMKRYGVPGTFAGAVETAASMGGLIMPPLMAVAGFLMAEFLGVPYWDVVVRGFAVAFVYFVSLILAVYLLSVRLLPNTSIQIPTVPLYCWTRTVIFFGGIIYLILLMSTFGYGALRAALYTAAAVLSVLVLTWLYFKYVLKDPAVAKESLLGNLRVVIETHAEMTSYLTLLMATLGIMIGLFTVTGFITRMGSLLLQLGEFHIIATIIMAWIFGWLVGTGLPPTATYIIVAVIIVPPLRALGIDPWVAHFFAFLLAIWGELSPPTSLTAAVAAKIAEASFMRTMWEALKICLPITVMSFAIFVRSDMVVNPGWAQITDTLLVAAGTAGVTYAVFGRFFARPLARWLMSLVFLILAVPVIFHPDDNVAIVISAILVPLIIVGVGRHRRIAPPPEVAEPTETAESRA; translated from the coding sequence GTGTCCTTCCTCAAGAGCATCCTGACACTCCGAAACCTGACCTTCGTGGCGGGTGCGATCCTGTTCTTCACCCTGCTGCACTACTTCTTCACGGGTGCCGGCGGGCAGCGTTACCTGGCTGTGCGCCTGGTGCCGCTTGCGTTGATCATTCAGATCCTGGTCCTTTATCAGGACCGTTTCCTGTATCCCCGCCTGCCTGCGCTGCTGAACCACGTCATCGTGATTGCGTACCTGGGTGTCGCCCTGTACGTCATGTACTACTTCACGGTCAATTACGAGGATATCGCCATCTGGCGGCAGGCGCGTTATACGCAGCACGACTTTATCGTCGGCGTGCTGGTGTTCCTGCTGGTCATGGAACTCTCGCGCATCATTCATCCCATACTTTTCTGGGTGAACGTGGTGCTGGTGTTCTATGCGCTTTGGGGGCAGCTCAGCCCTATCGACTTCTTCTGGCATCCGGGCGTCGATCTGAACCGCCTGATCACCTCCAGCACGGTGGAGTTCTCCACCGGAGTGTATGGACGCTACGCGCAGCTTGCCCTGACCCTCATCGCGGCCTTCCTGCTGCTCGCAGCAGCGGCCAGCGGTTTCGGCGCGCAGCGGGCGCTTGTGGACGTGATGCGGCGCCTCGCGGGGCGTTCCCGTCATACCATTCCGCAGACAGCGGTGCTGGCGTCCGTCTCCGTGGGCATGGTGAGCGGCTCGGGCTCGGCCAACACTGCGGTGACCGGCAGTTTCACCATTCCCCTGATGAAACGCTACGGGGTGCCGGGCACCTTTGCCGGGGCGGTGGAGACGGCCGCATCCATGGGTGGGCTGATCATGCCGCCGCTCATGGCGGTGGCGGGCTTCCTCATGGCCGAGTTCCTGGGCGTGCCCTATTGGGACGTGGTGGTGCGCGGCTTTGCCGTGGCCTTCGTGTACTTCGTGTCCCTGATCCTGGCCGTCTACCTGCTCAGTGTCCGGTTGCTGCCCAACACGTCCATCCAGATCCCGACCGTGCCGCTCTACTGCTGGACGCGCACCGTCATCTTCTTCGGCGGGATCATCTACCTGATCCTGCTCATGAGTACCTTCGGTTACGGGGCGTTGCGCGCGGCCCTGTACACGGCCGCTGCCGTCCTGTCCGTGCTGGTACTGACCTGGCTGTATTTCAAGTACGTGCTCAAGGATCCGGCGGTGGCGAAGGAGAGTCTGCTGGGCAATCTGCGTGTTGTTATCGAGACCCACGCGGAGATGACGTCCTATCTGACCCTGCTGATGGCCACCCTGGGGATCATGATCGGCCTGTTCACGGTGACCGGGTTCATCACCCGCATGGGTTCACTGCTGTTGCAACTCGGCGAGTTCCACATCATCGCCACCATTATCATGGCGTGGATCTTCGGCTGGCTGGTGGGCACGGGGCTTCCGCCCACCGCGACCTACATCATTGTCGCGGTGATCATCGTGCCACCGCTCAGGGCCCTCGGTATCGACCCATGGGTTGCACACTTCTTCGCGTTCCTGCTGGCGATCTGGGGCGAGTTGTCACCGCCCACTTCGCTCACGGCAGCGGTGGCCGCGAAGATTGCCGAGGCCTCGTTCATGCGAACGATGTGGGAGGCACTCAAGATCTGCCTGCCCATCACGGTCATGTCCTTCGCCATCTTCGTCCGCTCGGACATGGTGGTGAATCCCGGATGGGCCCAGATCACTGATACGTTGCTGGTGGCAGCCGGTACGGCGGGGGTGACCTATGCGGTATTCGGCCGCTTCTTTGCACGCCCGCTTGCCAGGTGGCTCATGAGCCTGGTGTTCCTGATCCTGGCGGTGCCGGTGATCTTCCATCCGGACGACAACGTGGCCATCGTGATCTCGGCGATACTCGTGCCGTTGATCATTGTCGGCGTGGGGCGGCATCGCAGGATTGCGCCGCCGCCTGAAGTGGCCGAACCCACCGAGACTGCGGAGAGCAGGGCATGA
- a CDS encoding D-2-hydroxyacid dehydrogenase family protein: MKIVIPDDYQDGVRSLECFSRLSGHEVTIYNDTVRDFDQLEERFRDAEALVLIRERTPITDALLERLPRLRLISQTGKGIAHVDLDACTRRGIAVATGTGAPFAAAELTWGLVLSAMRHIPDEVAAMKAGRWQTRVGTGLRGRTLGIFGYGKIGSLVAEYGRVFGMRVLVWGREGSLERATAAGFDTADSQDDLFERSDVLSLHLTLNPGTRGIVTAAHLGAMKPSALLVNTSRAELIVPGALVDALKAGRPGMAALDVYEDEPVRDHPLLHLNNALCTPHVGFVERDGYELYFGAAFDNLLAFAEGSPRNLANPEVAGQS, translated from the coding sequence ATGAAGATCGTGATCCCCGATGATTACCAGGATGGCGTGAGATCCCTGGAGTGCTTTTCCCGCCTGTCCGGGCACGAGGTGACGATCTACAACGATACGGTACGGGATTTCGATCAGCTCGAGGAGCGCTTCAGGGACGCCGAGGCGCTGGTGCTGATCCGCGAGCGCACCCCCATTACCGACGCGTTGCTCGAGCGCCTGCCCCGATTGCGCCTGATCAGTCAGACAGGCAAGGGCATCGCCCATGTGGACCTGGATGCCTGTACACGGCGAGGCATTGCCGTGGCCACGGGAACGGGTGCGCCGTTCGCCGCCGCAGAGCTCACATGGGGGCTGGTACTGTCCGCCATGCGCCACATCCCGGACGAGGTGGCCGCCATGAAGGCGGGGCGCTGGCAGACCAGGGTGGGCACCGGCCTGCGGGGGCGCACCCTGGGAATTTTCGGCTACGGGAAGATCGGCAGCCTGGTGGCCGAGTACGGCCGGGTCTTCGGGATGCGTGTGCTGGTCTGGGGGCGGGAAGGGAGTCTGGAGCGTGCCACCGCGGCCGGGTTCGATACCGCGGACAGCCAGGATGATCTGTTCGAGCGATCCGACGTGCTCAGTCTGCACCTGACCTTGAACCCGGGCACCCGGGGAATCGTGACGGCTGCCCATCTGGGGGCCATGAAGCCGTCGGCGCTCCTGGTCAATACCAGCCGGGCCGAACTCATCGTCCCGGGTGCCCTGGTCGACGCGCTCAAGGCGGGACGCCCGGGCATGGCGGCGTTGGACGTCTACGAGGACGAGCCGGTGCGGGATCATCCGCTGCTGCATCTGAACAACGCCCTGTGTACGCCCCATGTGGGGTTCGTGGAACGCGATGGTTACGAACTCTACTTCGGTGCTGCATTCGACAACCTGCTGGCCTTCGCGGAGGGGTCGCCACGCAATCTGGCCAACCCCGAAGTGGCCGGACAGTCCTGA